From one Staphylococcus kloosii genomic stretch:
- a CDS encoding DUF951 domain-containing protein has protein sequence MTSQYNLNDIVEMKKQHACGTNRFKIIRMGADIRIKCENCQRSIMIPRQTFNKKLKKVLVSNQVEEDKENN, from the coding sequence ATGACATCACAGTACAACCTTAATGATATTGTAGAGATGAAAAAACAACATGCATGTGGCACAAATCGATTTAAAATTATTCGTATGGGCGCAGACATCCGTATAAAATGTGAAAATTGTCAGCGCAGTATTATGATTCCAAGACAGACATTCAATAAAAAACTAAAAAAAGTACTTGTATCTAATCAAGTAGAGGAAGATAAGGAGAATAACTAA
- a CDS encoding acetoin reductase has product MSKVAIVTGSAGGLGKGIAKRLANDGFNVVIQDINKELLQTTEQEFKDKGYNIASYNSNVAVKQEQESLVAFAVDTFGQLDVFVNNAGVDGVSPFLVIDEAQLDKLFSINVNGVIYGTQAAVNQFIKQDNGKGKVINACSIAGHESYEMLSAYSATKHAVRSLTQSAAKEFAKYGITVNSYCPGVAKTSMWDRIDAEMVKYNDDLQPGEAFEQFSANIKLGRYQKPEDVANLVSFLASEDSDYITGQSIITDGGLVYR; this is encoded by the coding sequence ATGAGTAAAGTAGCAATTGTAACTGGCTCAGCAGGGGGCTTAGGTAAAGGTATTGCCAAACGTTTAGCAAACGATGGTTTTAACGTTGTTATTCAAGACATTAACAAGGAATTACTACAAACAACAGAGCAAGAATTTAAAGACAAAGGATACAACATTGCATCATATAATAGTAATGTAGCAGTAAAGCAAGAGCAAGAATCATTAGTGGCATTCGCCGTCGATACTTTTGGACAACTCGATGTATTTGTAAATAATGCAGGCGTAGATGGTGTATCTCCGTTTTTAGTTATCGATGAGGCCCAATTAGACAAGTTATTCAGTATCAATGTTAATGGCGTAATATATGGTACGCAAGCCGCAGTTAATCAATTTATTAAACAAGATAACGGCAAAGGTAAAGTTATAAATGCTTGTAGTATCGCAGGACATGAATCTTATGAAATGTTATCTGCATATTCAGCTACGAAACATGCTGTGCGTTCTTTAACCCAATCAGCTGCTAAAGAGTTTGCCAAATATGGTATTACTGTAAATTCATATTGTCCGGGCGTAGCTAAAACGAGTATGTGGGATCGCATCGATGCAGAAATGGTTAAGTATAATGATGATTTACAACCGGGAGAGGCTTTCGAACAATTTTCTGCGAACATTAAACTAGGTCGTTATCAGAAACCTGAAGATGTTGCGAATCTTGTATCGTTTTTAGCTTCTGAGGACTCAGATTATATTACAGGACAATCCATTATCACTGATGGTGGTCTAGTATATAGATAA
- the rpsF gene encoding 30S ribosomal protein S6 — translation MRTYEVMYIVRPNIEEDAKKAVVERFNGILASRGSEVLEAKDWGKRRLAYEINDFTEGYYNIVRIQTEDNEATDEFQRLAKINDDIIRYIVIREDEDKTRK, via the coding sequence ATGAGAACATATGAAGTTATGTATATCGTTCGTCCGAATATCGAAGAAGATGCTAAAAAAGCAGTTGTTGAACGTTTCAACGGCATTTTAGCTTCAAGAGGTTCAGAAGTACTTGAAGCTAAAGACTGGGGTAAACGTCGCCTTGCTTATGAAATCAATGATTTCACTGAAGGTTACTACAACATCGTTCGTATTCAAACAGAAGATAACGAAGCTACTGACGAATTCCAACGTTTAGCTAAAATTAACGATGATATCATCCGTTACATCGTTATCCGTGAAGACGAAGATAAGACAAGAAAATAA
- the ssb gene encoding single-stranded DNA-binding protein: MINRVVLVGRLTKDPEYRTTPSGVSVATFTLAVNRTFTNAQGEREADFINCVVFRKQAENVNNYLSKGSLAGVDGRLQSRSYENQEGRRIFVTEVVCDSVQFLEPKNQNNQRQNQSGGNDFQDYGQSFGGQQSGQNTSRNNNNSSNNNQSDNPFANANGPIDISDDDLPF; encoded by the coding sequence ATGATAAACAGAGTTGTTTTAGTAGGTCGTTTAACTAAGGATCCAGAATACAGAACAACACCCTCAGGCGTGAGCGTTGCGACATTTACCTTAGCAGTGAATCGTACGTTTACCAATGCGCAAGGGGAACGCGAAGCTGATTTCATTAACTGCGTCGTTTTTAGAAAACAAGCAGAAAATGTTAATAACTACTTATCAAAAGGTAGTTTAGCTGGCGTTGACGGTCGCTTACAATCACGTAGCTATGAAAATCAAGAAGGACGTCGTATCTTTGTTACAGAAGTTGTTTGTGATAGCGTTCAATTCCTTGAACCTAAAAACCAAAACAACCAACGCCAAAACCAATCTGGAGGCAATGACTTCCAAGATTACGGACAAAGCTTTGGTGGTCAACAATCTGGACAAAACACGTCACGTAATAACAACAATTCATCAAACAATAATCAATCAGACAACCCATTCGCTAATGCGAACGGTCCTATTGATATTAGTGATGATGACTTACCATTCTAA
- a CDS encoding type 1 glutamine amidotransferase domain-containing protein, whose translation MKKIMIVNTSSDFFGEHYKKTGLWLGELVHFYDYFNDSSYEIDLYNISGGNTPIDPVSLSPAMLDKTTKSYYKDANFMKLLKYAQPISEANPNDYDCIYFTGGHGVMYDFTDNQYIQVAVKRIYNNGGIVAAVCHGIAALVNVKNDNGRFFIDNRELTGFSNVEELLANRNKLVPYKLETKLKRRGAKYSKAKLPFRPYVKVSERLVTGQNPQSPKQVAQAVDAIWRLD comes from the coding sequence ATGAAAAAAATTATGATTGTTAATACAAGTTCAGATTTTTTTGGTGAACATTATAAAAAGACGGGGCTTTGGTTAGGCGAATTGGTTCATTTTTATGATTATTTCAATGATAGTAGTTATGAAATTGATTTATATAATATTAGTGGCGGTAATACGCCCATCGATCCCGTTAGTCTTAGCCCGGCAATGTTAGATAAAACTACAAAATCGTATTATAAAGATGCGAACTTTATGAAGTTATTGAAATATGCCCAACCCATTAGTGAAGCCAATCCAAATGATTATGATTGTATCTATTTCACTGGCGGTCATGGGGTAATGTATGATTTTACAGATAATCAGTATATTCAAGTAGCGGTTAAACGCATTTACAATAATGGTGGTATTGTTGCAGCAGTTTGTCATGGGATTGCTGCATTAGTAAATGTTAAGAATGATAATGGAAGATTTTTCATTGATAATAGAGAACTAACAGGTTTTTCCAATGTCGAAGAACTATTAGCTAACCGTAATAAATTAGTCCCTTATAAATTAGAGACTAAATTAAAAAGGCGTGGTGCTAAGTATAGTAAAGCCAAATTGCCATTCAGACCTTACGTCAAAGTGAGTGAGAGATTGGTAACGGGGCAAAACCCACAATCTCCAAAACAAGTAGCGCAAGCAGTCGATGCGATATGGCGTTTAGACTGA
- the rpsR gene encoding 30S ribosomal protein S18 — MAGGPRRGGRRRKKVCYFTANGITHIDYKDTELLKRFISERGKILPRRVTGTSAKYQRMLTIAIKRSRHMALLPYVKEEQ, encoded by the coding sequence ATGGCAGGTGGACCAAGAAGAGGCGGACGTCGTCGTAAAAAAGTTTGTTACTTCACAGCAAACGGAATTACACACATCGACTATAAAGACACAGAATTATTAAAACGTTTTATTTCTGAACGTGGTAAAATTTTACCTCGTCGTGTAACAGGTACTTCAGCTAAATATCAACGTATGTTGACAATCGCTATCAAACGTTCTCGTCATATGGCATTATTACCATATGTTAAAGAAGAACAATAA
- a CDS encoding NADP-dependent oxidoreductase has translation MQAMVIHKYGKHPVQQETMPVPSMNPYEVRVKIKAASINPIDYKIRDGGLKLLLKFEFPLILGNDFSGVITEVGSKVENFKVGDAVYGRPRKEKIGTFAEFIAIDASEIALKPEQLSFEEAASIPLVGLTAYQALNDVMHLKAGNKVLIQAGAGGVGTFAIQLARAMGLYVATTASERGYELVKALGADEIINYKAEDFSQRLSNYDGVFDTLGGENLDKSFEILKPHGTIASVSGIPTVKLAKRLKLNIFKQLLLRGASAKLVRRAKKYNVNYEFLFMQPSGEQLNIISNLINEGKIKPIIDKVYPFEQTQDAIAYSSSGKAKGKIVISMDK, from the coding sequence ATGCAAGCGATGGTTATTCACAAATACGGTAAGCACCCAGTACAACAAGAAACTATGCCGGTACCGAGTATGAATCCTTATGAAGTTAGAGTGAAAATAAAAGCGGCCAGTATTAATCCGATAGATTATAAAATTCGCGATGGCGGCTTAAAATTATTACTAAAATTTGAATTTCCATTAATCTTAGGTAATGACTTTTCAGGTGTTATTACTGAAGTCGGCAGTAAGGTAGAAAACTTCAAAGTCGGAGATGCAGTATATGGAAGACCGAGAAAAGAAAAAATAGGTACATTTGCTGAATTTATCGCAATTGATGCTAGTGAGATTGCACTAAAACCAGAACAGTTATCTTTTGAAGAAGCGGCGAGTATTCCACTAGTAGGTTTAACTGCTTATCAAGCATTAAATGACGTTATGCATTTGAAAGCTGGAAATAAAGTGTTGATTCAAGCAGGCGCTGGTGGTGTAGGCACGTTCGCAATACAATTAGCCAGAGCAATGGGATTATATGTTGCAACAACTGCAAGTGAACGTGGTTATGAGCTAGTAAAAGCATTAGGTGCTGATGAAATCATTAATTATAAAGCTGAAGACTTTTCACAACGTTTAAGTAATTATGATGGTGTATTTGATACGCTTGGCGGTGAAAATTTAGATAAATCATTTGAAATATTGAAACCACATGGCACGATTGCGTCAGTTTCAGGTATTCCAACGGTTAAATTAGCGAAACGTTTAAAACTTAATATATTTAAACAATTATTATTACGCGGCGCCTCCGCTAAATTAGTAAGACGTGCTAAAAAGTATAATGTGAATTACGAATTTTTATTTATGCAGCCGAGCGGCGAACAGTTAAATATTATTAGTAACTTAATAAATGAAGGCAAGATTAAGCCAATTATTGATAAAGTGTATCCGTTTGAGCAAACACAAGACGCGATAGCATACTCAAGTAGTGGTAAAGCTAAAGGTAAGATTGTTATTTCAATGGATAAATAA
- a CDS encoding GH25 family lysozyme translates to MVSLMKKGIVTTCALASTALISYSANAAEQPNAQKGTMGYGYKQYLEKHPEKNNQSKVQTEAGTTEQGKRVLDISEWQGDLTADQVKKLKDNYDFIIIRAQYGSENIDTSLEHNSALLDKYDLPFGVYSYSMYENPDDARYEAQTLYNRAPKASFYINDYEQNSITSGSIDDSTNAWYDEMKGLAGNKKVLLYSYQNFMEENLTNTVSTYDGFWLANYSETQPSREYALWQYTDQYHSPELDQDVDANYTSPDKNTNWFIS, encoded by the coding sequence ATGGTTTCGTTAATGAAAAAAGGAATTGTAACAACGTGTGCGTTAGCAAGCACTGCATTAATATCTTATTCGGCAAATGCTGCTGAACAACCAAATGCTCAAAAAGGGACAATGGGTTATGGTTATAAGCAATATTTAGAAAAACATCCAGAGAAAAACAATCAAAGTAAAGTACAAACTGAAGCAGGGACAACAGAACAAGGCAAACGTGTCTTAGATATTTCTGAGTGGCAAGGTGACTTAACTGCAGATCAAGTTAAAAAGTTAAAAGACAACTATGATTTTATTATTATTCGTGCACAATATGGCTCTGAAAATATTGATACTTCACTCGAACATAATTCTGCATTGTTAGATAAATATGATTTGCCATTTGGCGTTTATTCTTACAGCATGTATGAAAACCCTGATGATGCACGATATGAAGCACAAACTTTATACAATAGAGCGCCAAAAGCGAGCTTTTATATAAATGACTATGAACAAAACTCAATAACTTCTGGCAGCATCGACGATAGTACAAACGCTTGGTACGATGAAATGAAAGGTCTCGCAGGTAATAAAAAGGTCTTACTTTACTCTTACCAAAACTTTATGGAAGAGAACTTAACTAACACTGTTAGTACTTATGATGGTTTCTGGTTAGCTAACTATAGCGAAACTCAACCATCACGTGAATATGCATTATGGCAATATACTGACCAATATCATTCACCTGAACTTGATCAAGATGTTGATGCTAACTATACAAGTCCAGATAAAAATACAAACTGGTTTATTTCTTAA
- a CDS encoding NYN domain-containing protein, translating into MERLAILVDGGYYRKRSAKIYGKVTAKERADELYRYCNRHLKEKHFKEEIHNKLYKIFYYDCPPIDKQIYHPLLKKNIDFAKSETKSWTEDFFKEISKKRKVALRLGELSESSVAYNLKYSTTKKLLNGSAKISDLEERDFELSLKQKGVDMKIGLDIASLAFKKQVDKIILIAGDSDFVPAAKLARTEGIDFVLDSLGSDIRDSLSLHIDGRRTCDDKFKHN; encoded by the coding sequence GTGGAAAGATTAGCAATTTTAGTGGATGGTGGATATTATCGCAAAAGAAGTGCTAAGATATACGGGAAAGTAACAGCTAAAGAAAGAGCTGATGAATTATATAGATATTGTAATAGACACTTAAAAGAAAAACATTTTAAAGAAGAGATACATAACAAATTATATAAAATATTCTATTATGATTGTCCTCCAATTGATAAGCAGATTTATCATCCATTACTCAAAAAGAATATTGATTTTGCTAAAAGTGAAACAAAATCTTGGACTGAAGACTTTTTTAAAGAAATAAGTAAAAAAAGAAAAGTAGCGCTTAGGTTAGGTGAATTAAGTGAGTCATCAGTTGCATATAATTTAAAATATTCAACAACTAAAAAGTTATTAAACGGTAGTGCCAAAATTAGTGATCTAGAGGAAAGGGATTTTGAACTTTCTTTAAAACAAAAAGGTGTAGATATGAAAATTGGCCTTGATATCGCATCACTTGCATTTAAAAAACAAGTTGATAAAATCATTTTAATAGCTGGTGATAGTGACTTTGTGCCTGCTGCTAAATTAGCAAGAACAGAAGGAATTGACTTTGTACTAGATTCGTTAGGTTCTGATATTAGAGATAGCTTATCTTTACATATTGATGGCAGACGTACTTGTGATGATAAATTTAAACATAATTAG
- a CDS encoding mechanosensitive ion channel family protein, whose amino-acid sequence MNQVKSILGSLIEPLTKPETYQALISNLIMIIVYIILALIIIRITNKVIEQFFKVQNRGRKANKKRSKTLISLVQNIVTYVVWFIVVTTILSRLGIKVEGIIASAGVVGLAVGFGAQTVVKDIITGFFIIFENQFDVGDYVKINSGGTTVAEGTVKSIGLRSTRVNTISGELTVLPNGSMGEITNFSVTNGAAIVAIPIAVTENVDKVEEQLKELFTSMRSKYYLFITTPEFIGVDSFTRDELILRISAETIPGEGASGARILRREIQHFFNVKGIEVPQPTMVQNDANNQ is encoded by the coding sequence TTGAATCAAGTTAAATCAATTCTAGGTTCACTTATTGAACCTTTAACGAAACCCGAAACTTATCAAGCGCTTATTTCGAATTTAATTATGATTATTGTCTACATAATCCTAGCATTAATCATAATCCGAATTACTAACAAAGTTATTGAACAATTTTTTAAAGTGCAAAATAGAGGTAGAAAAGCTAACAAGAAACGTTCAAAAACCTTGATATCACTAGTACAAAACATTGTGACTTATGTAGTATGGTTCATCGTCGTAACTACTATTCTTAGCAGATTAGGTATTAAAGTTGAAGGTATCATTGCCAGTGCAGGGGTAGTCGGTTTGGCAGTTGGTTTTGGTGCTCAAACTGTCGTGAAAGATATTATTACAGGGTTCTTTATTATCTTTGAAAATCAATTCGATGTCGGTGACTATGTTAAAATAAATAGTGGTGGTACTACAGTAGCAGAAGGTACCGTGAAATCAATTGGCTTAAGATCAACACGTGTTAATACTATAAGTGGCGAATTGACTGTCTTACCTAATGGTAGCATGGGTGAGATCACTAACTTCTCAGTAACAAATGGCGCAGCAATCGTAGCAATACCTATTGCAGTTACCGAAAATGTTGATAAAGTAGAAGAACAGTTAAAAGAATTATTCACTTCTATGCGTTCAAAATATTATTTATTTATTACTACGCCAGAATTTATAGGTGTTGACTCATTCACAAGAGATGAACTTATATTACGTATTTCTGCCGAGACAATTCCAGGTGAAGGTGCATCGGGTGCACGTATATTACGCAGAGAGATTCAACATTTCTTTAACGTAAAAGGCATTGAGGTACCGCAACCAACTATGGTACAAAACGATGCTAATAATCAGTAA
- a CDS encoding low temperature requirement protein A, with translation MDKKEVSMTELFFDLIFVYILSTINHTVEGISHNLMSPEGLGKSFMLFLVFYSIWIYRTLLVNRLFNKKWYQYLFVFVDMFLIIILSKAINGDFQHTFKPFVLTSALIYFSIIIQYFINYKLSGSKVDVRLVKVYTTGLSLTVIIALISTLLPSQINFWVYFIGIFIVAVYPLLFYKVSEENEIFFNHLTERLSLLIILLFGEGLVLLIQNIELNHVNITDTLYFVFIVILFVVYTFHYKSTDKNTRSKTGFMTMYLHLFLIYSLDIIFLLMNKMLAEHHLNSGEIYGFVIFIILFFVIVCGNVMAHKRKIVR, from the coding sequence ATGGATAAGAAAGAAGTTAGTATGACAGAGTTATTTTTCGATTTGATTTTCGTCTATATTTTATCGACGATTAATCACACGGTCGAAGGCATATCACATAACTTAATGTCGCCAGAAGGTTTAGGTAAAAGTTTTATGCTATTCCTAGTGTTTTATTCGATTTGGATTTATCGTACCTTGCTCGTAAATAGACTATTTAATAAGAAATGGTATCAATATTTGTTTGTTTTTGTAGACATGTTCTTGATTATTATATTGTCGAAAGCTATTAATGGAGACTTTCAACATACATTTAAACCATTTGTATTAACGTCAGCACTAATATATTTCAGTATTATTATTCAATATTTTATAAATTATAAGTTGAGTGGCTCTAAAGTAGATGTTCGATTGGTAAAAGTATATACGACTGGTCTATCATTGACTGTAATCATTGCATTGATTTCTACTTTATTGCCGTCACAAATTAACTTTTGGGTCTACTTTATAGGTATATTTATCGTGGCAGTTTATCCACTTTTATTCTATAAAGTCTCGGAAGAGAATGAGATTTTCTTTAATCATCTAACAGAACGTTTAAGCTTATTAATTATATTATTGTTTGGCGAAGGGCTTGTATTATTAATTCAAAATATTGAATTAAACCATGTAAATATTACAGACACACTATATTTTGTCTTTATCGTTATTTTGTTTGTAGTTTATACATTTCATTATAAATCCACTGATAAAAACACTCGATCCAAGACAGGATTTATGACGATGTATTTGCATTTATTCTTAATATATTCTTTAGACATTATATTTTTATTGATGAATAAGATGTTGGCAGAGCATCATTTAAATTCAGGAGAAATATATGGTTTTGTGATTTTTATTATTCTGTTCTTTGTAATTGTTTGTGGCAATGTGATGGCGCATAAAAGAAAGATAGTTAGATAG
- a CDS encoding NmrA/HSCARG family protein — MTKSILVIGATGKQGYAVVQQLLDEGWQVRALTRNANNEKLAALNHANLEIFEGDLSNKEALEEAMVGQYGVYSVQPIIKDDVEEELRQGKRIIATAEQQNIDYVVYSTAGGVNRNRKGPHFEALAEIEDTLAASSLNYTIIKPSFFMDNFLRITTVEEGRIYIPEFISPDIKFAMISTDDIAKIAVNIFNAVPQYNHQAIEIASDELSLNEVIEIFSSATSKPAIIQGSFTSGTAERSWLEDKGYEVDFDQMDQLNPERLHLNDWILKQQF, encoded by the coding sequence ATGACAAAAAGTATACTTGTTATTGGAGCGACTGGAAAGCAAGGTTATGCAGTAGTTCAACAATTGCTAGATGAAGGTTGGCAAGTACGTGCTTTAACGCGTAACGCAAATAATGAAAAATTAGCAGCTTTAAACCATGCTAATTTAGAGATTTTTGAAGGTGATTTAAGTAATAAAGAAGCATTAGAAGAAGCGATGGTAGGACAATATGGCGTTTATAGCGTTCAACCTATTATTAAAGATGATGTTGAAGAAGAATTGCGCCAAGGTAAACGCATTATAGCAACGGCAGAACAGCAAAATATAGACTATGTTGTATATAGTACGGCCGGCGGTGTAAACCGAAATCGTAAGGGACCACATTTTGAAGCACTAGCTGAAATTGAAGATACATTAGCAGCTTCATCACTAAATTATACAATTATTAAGCCGTCATTTTTCATGGATAATTTCTTAAGAATTACGACTGTTGAAGAAGGTCGTATTTATATACCAGAATTTATCTCACCCGATATTAAATTTGCGATGATTTCAACTGACGATATCGCTAAAATAGCCGTGAATATTTTTAATGCAGTACCGCAATATAATCATCAAGCAATCGAGATAGCATCTGACGAATTATCACTAAATGAAGTGATAGAAATATTCTCATCTGCAACTTCTAAACCAGCAATAATACAAGGTTCATTTACAAGTGGTACGGCAGAAAGATCATGGTTAGAAGATAAAGGATATGAGGTTGATTTCGACCAAATGGACCAACTTAACCCTGAACGGTTACATTTAAATGACTGGATACTAAAACAACAATTTTAA
- a CDS encoding MarR family winged helix-turn-helix transcriptional regulator, with protein sequence MDEFYLIDSPTYKKLEGLKKEYGNLDILSVMLYLEINKSYKIMRNKYDSFIEKYELTEAKFSILMLLSYEKNLTLSPSELSKKIGNKKSTITGIVKGLERQGFIERINLPNDKRTNYVQMTELGYSKLKQFLPNNYNFVSNMFNDFDEHEKEIFYRLMNKLRSNMEKRVNYE encoded by the coding sequence GTGGACGAATTTTATTTAATAGATAGCCCAACTTATAAAAAATTAGAAGGGTTAAAAAAAGAATATGGTAATTTAGATATTCTTTCTGTCATGTTATATCTTGAAATCAATAAATCATACAAAATCATGAGAAATAAATATGATAGTTTTATAGAAAAATATGAATTAACAGAGGCTAAATTTTCTATACTAATGTTATTATCATATGAAAAAAATTTAACTCTATCTCCATCAGAATTATCCAAGAAAATAGGAAATAAAAAATCTACAATTACAGGCATAGTTAAAGGTTTAGAAAGACAGGGATTTATTGAAAGAATCAATTTACCTAATGATAAACGTACAAACTATGTTCAAATGACTGAACTAGGATATTCAAAATTGAAACAGTTTTTACCCAATAACTACAATTTTGTATCAAATATGTTTAATGATTTTGATGAACATGAAAAAGAGATATTTTATCGTTTAATGAATAAATTAAGAAGTAATATGGAAAAGAGGGTAAACTATGAATAA
- the ychF gene encoding redox-regulated ATPase YchF, whose product MALTAGIVGLPNVGKSTLFNAITKAGALAANYPFATIDPNVGIVEVPDSRLNVLTDMVQPKKTIPTTFEFTDIAGIVKGASKGEGLGNKFLSHIREVDAICQVVRAFDDDNVTHVSGRVNPIEDIEVINMELVLADLESVEKRLPKVEKMARQKDKDAVNEVRILTTIKEALEEGKPVRSIDFNDEDQKFVNQAQLLTSKDMLYIANVGEDEINDDENDKVKAIREYAENEDSEVIVISAKIEEEIAVLDEDDKAMFLEDLGIEEPGLNRLIRTTYDLLGLATYFTAGVEEVRAWTFTKGMTAPQCAGIIHTDFERGFIRAEVTSYEDYVEYNGEHGAKEAGKQRLEGKEYIMKDGDVVHFRFNV is encoded by the coding sequence ATGGCTTTAACAGCAGGTATCGTAGGTTTACCTAACGTAGGGAAGTCTACACTTTTTAATGCAATTACAAAAGCAGGTGCGCTAGCAGCAAACTATCCATTCGCGACTATCGATCCTAACGTAGGTATCGTTGAAGTACCAGATAGCAGATTAAATGTTTTAACAGATATGGTTCAACCGAAAAAAACAATCCCAACTACATTCGAATTTACAGATATAGCAGGTATCGTCAAAGGTGCTTCTAAAGGGGAAGGTTTAGGTAATAAATTCCTTTCACATATTCGTGAAGTAGACGCAATTTGCCAAGTAGTTCGTGCTTTCGACGATGACAATGTAACGCACGTATCTGGTCGCGTTAACCCTATTGAAGACATCGAAGTTATCAATATGGAACTTGTATTAGCAGACTTAGAATCTGTAGAAAAACGTTTGCCTAAAGTAGAAAAAATGGCGCGACAAAAAGATAAAGATGCGGTAAATGAAGTACGTATCTTAACAACAATTAAAGAAGCGTTAGAAGAAGGTAAACCAGTGCGCAGTATCGATTTTAATGATGAAGATCAAAAATTTGTGAACCAAGCGCAACTACTAACTTCTAAAGATATGTTATACATTGCTAACGTTGGTGAAGATGAAATCAACGATGACGAAAATGATAAAGTGAAAGCTATTCGTGAATATGCTGAAAACGAAGATTCAGAAGTTATCGTAATCAGTGCAAAAATCGAAGAAGAGATTGCTGTCTTAGACGAAGACGACAAGGCAATGTTCTTAGAAGATTTAGGTATTGAAGAACCAGGTCTAAACCGTTTAATCCGTACAACATACGATTTATTAGGCTTAGCAACATACTTTACTGCTGGTGTCGAAGAAGTACGTGCTTGGACATTTACAAAAGGTATGACTGCACCACAATGTGCGGGTATTATTCACACTGACTTTGAACGTGGTTTTATACGTGCTGAGGTAACATCTTATGAGGATTACGTAGAATACAATGGTGAGCACGGTGCTAAAGAAGCTGGTAAACAACGTCTAGAAGGTAAAGAATATATTATGAAAGACGGAGATGTCGTTCACTTTAGATTTAACGTCTAA
- a CDS encoding rhodanese-like domain-containing protein, with protein sequence MNKIEFLETFLSLYINHHVVLEDMEKGTNKYTVLDVRNAPKEVKKDKIKGATEIPAKDLHKHLNELPKNSVYVVYDWTGGTILGKQALLELYKNDFEAYELAGALEGWKGMSLPLENVE encoded by the coding sequence ATGAATAAAATTGAATTTTTGGAAACATTTTTAAGTTTGTATATAAATCACCATGTAGTACTTGAAGATATGGAAAAAGGTACAAATAAATATACAGTTTTAGACGTAAGAAATGCACCTAAAGAAGTTAAAAAGGACAAAATTAAAGGGGCTACTGAAATACCAGCTAAAGATTTACATAAGCATTTAAATGAATTGCCTAAAAATAGTGTTTATGTTGTTTATGATTGGACAGGTGGGACGATTTTAGGTAAACAAGCTTTATTAGAATTGTACAAAAATGATTTTGAAGCTTATGAGTTAGCTGGTGCTTTAGAAGGTTGGAAAGGTATGAGTTTACCATTAGAAAATGTTGAATAG